The following is a genomic window from Nymphaea colorata isolate Beijing-Zhang1983 chromosome 3, ASM883128v2, whole genome shotgun sequence.
TTTTCGTGCACCGTTATGGTTAATggctaaaatacccttagttcacacagaaaaagaaaactttttgtgaaaacaaaattcaaaataaaaaaaagtaaaaaaaaggaCTATGAAggacattttcttttaataaattaccaaaatgttctTCTCTCCTTTACTAAGCACAGTGCACCCAGCACACGTAACTTTCTCTCCTGGGTTCCAGGTTGAAAGGAATAATAGGGTTAAGCTGCATATCTGAATACTTTGGAAAAATCATCCATCACTGCAAAGATTCTTCTAACAGAAGGAGCACGAGCATGGCTATAGATCAATGAATCGTCAGCAAAAGAGATGGACGAGTTGAGTCAGCCTTAACCTGGGATCTTCGGCATTAGAATCTTTCTCTCAGCAACTTCCAATTGTAGTCTACGGAGGAGACTTTCCATCAcaactaagaaaagaaaaggggacaTTGGATCTCCCTGTTGCAAACCCCGTTTGCTATTAAAGAATCTGCCCTCGCGGCCATCAATGACAACCGCATTGAAACAATGGATACACAAGTTAGTATTTTCGATATCCAATTCAGAGGGAAAAAAAGTTGGAAGAGTCTTTTCAAGAAAGGTCCATAACACCCAATCATAGGCCTTAGATGGGTCCGGCTTAGCTCATTATGTCTATCTAGGCTATTTACAAGCTCATGAGCCAGTAGAACTTGGTCTTGAATTAGCCTGTTCGAAAAGAAAGGCTCATTGATCCTTGCCAATAACCTGGCTAAAATACGCTTTATCCTGTCAGCAATAATCTTTGAAATAAATTGGTATAAACAATTACAAAGGGCAATAAGTCGAAAATCAGACATAGAAATTGCCCCACAAATTACTTGAGAATCAGACATAgaaatgttttttgtttgtgtggTGCTTTACCACGGCAGTAAACCCGTTGATCTGAATTTTTATTGTTAGACCAAGTAAAAGAGTTGAAATCATCATTTACCATAGTCAATTCCAGTACAAAAAACATTTGAACTCCCGATTCAGGGCGcagccagaatttttttataaggagggccaaattaaagtttcagAATTTTGGCacgggccgaaatatcatttttcaaaatttttatgtagaacaagtaaaattttctaaaatttatatataaataaaaaataattaaattggggccaaggcccatgcaAGCCcctccttggctccgcccctgtgCCGACTGGCAATTGCATTTGGGGGGCAGCCAGATTTGACCTACGGACCTCTAATAGTGTTCAGGTTGAGCATTATGAAGTAGGGGCATATGTGCAAGCTGATGAGAACGACTTCAATTCAACAAATTGGGAAAATCAAACCCCATGATTTGGGTGAAGGTATGCTCCCACACAAATAAAGAACAAAGAATAGAAATTGACAACGGAAACATgcaaaaatccaaaatagagGTGGTCAGGTTCCAACCTAGTTATATGCATCATATTTGTGCATGAATTTTCGTCCGTCAATATGgtcaatgactaaaatacccttaatttacattgaaaaaaaaaagcttttataaaggtaaaagtaaaagtaaaagaaataaaaagactGTAGAGAACATTTcattttaacaaattaccaaaatttCCTTGGTGCACGGCCCAACCAGCTTTCTCTCGGTCAGGTCTTCATCCGGACCACCATCTATTGGAGGTAAAAGCATAGCTAGGATATTGCGGCACCAGCTACCAAAGTTAAACTCATTTAACATAGAatcaaaaatcaaaagcaagaaaagattCTCAATCTGGACGATGTATTTTAGGTAATGTTCTGCAGCTTTGCTCATTAAGCCCAAGCCCGTAATATTCCAAGCATTTAGCACCACCACTGtcattgtcctcctcctccccctcgaAGGGGTCCTTTGAGACATCATCCTCCTCGTCGGCGCTCCCATGCAGGTGGCGTCGGACATCTCTTTCCCCAAGACTTTCCTGTCGGAGTTTTCACCTGGCCATGGAAGGAGCCGCATTGCTTATATCTTCGAGTTCGAGAGCCTGCTTTGCTATTTTCTTACTGCTCCTATTacaagtagggctgcacaacgagtcgagccaactcgggctcgactcgaactcgactcgtttataaacgagtcgagttcgagcttaaacttaaactcgagtatgttaatgagtcgagttcgagttagtcgaactcggctcgattaaactcaactcggctcgacttTAATCTCCTTTCACGTTTTCAAAatctttcctcctttttttcttttttaaattacttttaagTTCAAAAGTTTCCCTCAACCATTATTATATTTTACTTTTCAATCAACcacttttttccctctcttttttctctctcctcaccacgttcatttttcttttttttttctcttttcccaacacgCCGCCTTTCTTCCCCTCACGCTCTTTTCCCAACACGCCCATTTCTTCCCCTCTTCAagcctttttcttctcttttctcacaCTTTCATTTCTTCCCCCACTTCGTCTGCCCTTTTCCTCCCTCGAATGCACCGAAAATCGAGctgctcgagctcgagctggacgGCAGtcgctcgagtcgagctcgagctgaagtTTTGAAACTCATaacgagttcgagtcgagctcgagctggctaaatatgagtcgagccgagctcgagctggctgagctcgagctcgactcggctcatgtgcagccctaattaCAAGGGCGTAGACTGCCCATGCCTAAGATTGTCCGACTGGTTTTTTGTGCGTGCGTAAAAGAAGGGtatgtttttgtaatttcaaaaaaatacgTCCTTTGTAatcatttcactttttttttaatttttattttaaactttttttttttctttgtcattaATGATACTGACACACAAAATTTGTGACACTAATAGGCACATCTAACCATTAATCATACTGACACACAAAATTTCTGACACGCACATGTAACCAGTTTGATGCCTTGCAGATAGACCTCCAGTTGCCTGCACTCAGTCGGTTCGAAACGTCCATTGTTGAATGGAATCAGTCCAGCTTTGGTGaattaaatgattcaaatgaatcgacatacaaaaaaaatattcaaacaatttttcaataaaataatatatataatgatcaaaattaagaattttTTCTGAGCttctaaaaaatattaaaaattgacACATGATATTTGTGAAATCGACTATTTCTACTTGCACGGATTGTATTAACATGAGCCAATTTCGACGACATTCCTATGAAGGAGCAAATGTGGATAAGAGCCAAAGGAATTGTAAAGAAACATATAATTAGTTCTTTAAGAATATGATGGATTGCACAAATAAGATTTTCGAATTTATAgtaacacatttaaaaaattgtaaaaacatCCCTGAAAGGCattcaaaattctttatatCCAATTCCACGTCTTATCTCAACAATTAAGtacttataaaaaattaattaaatattttttcctccCCAAACGCTATTTTGTGGGTGTTTGGTTCACTTCCAAACTTTTCCAAAAACTCGGTTTTTCGAAAacgaatttttcttttttcttttgaataaccTGCTGGGGCTGTCTTTTTCACCCAAAACGATGCTTTGGGCACATGAAACTGTTCATCTTATTCCTTTATTATTATTGAAATTAAGACAACGTTGTCCAAATTATGTTATGGTGATGTGTTCTCATTAATGTATCATTGTTGCCTATGCCATAAAGTTTAATGGTTGCCTATATACGCCATAAAGTTTAATGCATTTTAACGCAGGGGTGTTTAATTCAcatacgtgtttttttttatcatctgaATATTTGACATGGGTTTTATATACGCTTCAACAGTGCCTTTAGGCATCAGTATGGCACGTTTCAGCCCGTTTTCATTTATTGTATTCTTAAAcattattaatatataaataatctCTTATAGATGATATTTAAAGGTATCACATAGCTCCAtctaaaactcattttttgtcatccaaacaaaaactaggttttaaaaaatgaaaatctggTTTTTGTTATCTCATCCAAACGCACACAGCCAGGTTTTCAAATtatctcattaaaaaaaattggtttttacaaaaccaagttttcaccaaaactattttttcaaagtgtcatccaaacacaaccaTATAATTCTATATACTGAACTTTCTAACCTCATCACATTCTTTTAATGTAATCAAAATTAGAGTAGAATAAAGAGGCCTGATATCAACTAGTTACACTTCAAATACTAAGTTAACAAGTTGATTTGTAAAACCAAGTTTCAAAAACGAGTGTAAATACTAAGTTAACAAGTTGATTtgtaaaaaccaagttttaaaacCTTCGTTTTTGAAACTTGGTTTATGTGTTTGAATGCATCGGAAAcggttttttatgaaaaattgcGAGAAAGTATTCACTTCCTTTTGAAAGCtcaattttattaaaaacaaacttttgacAAACTCAGCTTTTGATCCTCACCCAAATAAGCATTAACGGTATCCAAATAAACATTTTCAACTTTCATTAATTTAACACTAATCTCGATTTTCAGTAACCACATTGACCAGAGATGACGCTACGACGACTTGACGCTATGACGACTCTGCCTCCGTCTCTGAGCCTGGACCAGTCTCGATATTCCACGTCCTCCCAGGGACGTCCCGGGTGTTTCTGGTCTTCAAAATCTGGTGTCCTTGTCTTAAAAACCCTTTCGCGCTCTTCCAAAGCCAGGGAAAAACCCATTCCTGGGGGTTTGTGGCGATGTTGCAACAATGGAGCAGCTTTCTCGAGCAATGGAAGAATACCCACCTGAGCAATCGCTCTCCTTTCATGGTGGGGGGTCTAAATCTCGTTGCCCATGGCGCCGATTGGGTAACCCATCTTGGAAACGCCGTAGAATCGCTAGGAAACAATGCCAACCAGGTCTTCCGACAGGGCTTGTCCCGTTTTTCTGGCTTTGACGGCCATGGGTCGAGCGGAAGTGCGCCTTGGGCCCGTGTCTCATTGAAGAAAAGGAACCCACTTGAGCTGGCCGAGCGCCGAAGTAATCAGGTGATGGCTATAGGCGATGTCGAGGAGAGGCTCGCCGGCGTGCCTGTTTATGCTTTGATCAATTCGAACGAGGATTTCGTGTTGGTTTCGGGCGCGAAGACGGGAAAGTCTCTGGGGCTCTTATGTTTCAGGGAAGAAGATGCTGAACGCCTTCTTGATCAGGTTATTCGTCTTACTATTAGCctcttagatttttctttttttttatcttggagaaatttatttccttttcttcttttcttatgtaGTTTAAGCTTATCGTTCCTTTATCCAATAATGCcttgattttgttttcctgctttgtgtgcgtgtgtgtgttttctATCTTTTCAGCTGAAATCTATGGATCCTGGAATGCGAGAAGGATCGAAGGTGGTCGCCGTAGCATTGAATAAGGTGCATAGCTCTGACTGAATGGTTCTGATCCTTTTGTTGCTGAAGCTTTAGTTTTGTACCCCGCAGTGAGTCGGTTGGACTAGTGGTCTCTATGGTTTTTATGCTTTGTTTGTAATTGtggttcatgatcaagattGGGCCTATAAAGTGTGGAAGTTTTTAGTGCTAGATGAATGTTGAATGGGTGATCATGTTTCCGTATATTGGTTAAATTTGATGCGCGTTATGATTCACATAGGCAATTAGTTTACTGTAACTTATTATAGTTGGGCGATCCTTCCTCACCTTAGCTCATTTCTACCTTATCAGCCTATTCAATTTATTGGCCTGGAAGCTGCATAACGTCTTCCTTAATGTGTCCAAAATTGGAAGTTTTTTTCCCTTAATctgattaaaatttaaagctTGATAACATGCTACCGCCCTTTGCACATAAATATTCACGCACTTTTACTGACGCACAAATATTATACCTAAGGTCACCCCAACGTGAAGACCATGTGCTTGTCTTGCGTGTTttagatatttcttcttcttgatttgATGTTATTCTGCTGAGTTCCTTCGTCTCCAAGTCTTTTCAACCTCCTCTGTCGTTTGTTGATTAGCTTGAAATGTTTTGGCCATACTCCAGCATCTTCAGCACGaaaataactgaaaaaaaaaaaacttttctttcctgAGTTTTCAGCATTTAGATAGTGCAATTGAGTGTTGATCAAACGGAGTTGATTTCTTGACACTTTGcttttttcttgcttctcttCTGATGTTGataaccatgtttttttttttattctttaatcTTACTGGTGTCTCCATTCTGCTcaagatatgaatttttttagaatttcattTACTATTAaggatattttttgtctttgcttccttttttctgttttaataaTTTTGAGTCCTTAATATTTGCAGGTTGTTCAACTTAAGATTAATGGTGTTGCCTTCAGGTTTGTCCCTGATCCCACTCAAGTGGCAAATGCACTTAAGGTTAGTGTCTTCATTTCCATAACAAGCGAGCCAATGTAATCTAGTTAGTGTTTCCTTTTGTAACTTTATGCTTCAGTTTTTAGCGGAAAATTAGTCTGACCTTTACTGGCAGAAAGGTGGTAACAAGATTTGAAATCTTTTGAAACATATAATTATCATATAACAACCAAAATTAGATTAAGAAAATAGCAAAGTTTGTTGCGACAAGATGTCCTAAATGTAATCGGTCTTCAATGGAGCTCCCACCCTCAGTTGAAACTCGCTTGAAGTACTAAGTTGATTCTTTTGTGTGAATACTATAGATGTGCTGAACATGCATTTTAAATTATTCCATCACATTAATCTTTTGTGTGAATACTATAGATGTGCTGAACATGCATCGAAGTTGATAATTCTTTCTATtttagtttaaaaaattttctctcttgtGTTCATTCCATGCCTTTGTGTCATTTGTTTTATGGGTTCTGCAATCCACCGTAAAGTCATCCAGTGGTTTTAATCTTTAAGCGTTTTTAAGAAAACTAAACACACAGATGGATACATTATGTCAAAGAATGTACttagaaaatcataaaaatttgatgtttaggTGGCCTTTTTGAACCAAGAAACTAAGAATGATACGGTTAGAATCCTTGTGAAATCAGGTTTCCACATTgcgttttcattatttttctgaCATAGTTTCTGCTTTCTGAACGTCTATCTGCAGTTACGGGTGCTTCTTCACTTAGGTATTTCTTCAGTGTGATCTTATTTGTAATTTCCTAGCTATTAGGAATATATCTGTTTCTGTTTGAACCCTAACCAGGAAGTAAAAAAATGGCTTTGGAAAAGTATTCTACACTGGCATTCCAATATATGTACTTATCTGGGGCACTCATGGACATGGACTGACAAATGCATGGTTTGGCTTTCTCATTTTAGTTTCTAATATTAGACTTATTTTATACTGCTAAACTTTGGTAGATCTTACATATTCATGTTAGGtttttcatttaaatgaatatttgaATGTAACGATTCTCAGTTGTTACATAATCAACAAATGATGCATCGATGTCCTTGGTTTTTATTTATAGCTTTACTTTTTGCAGGACAACAGAAAAGATGAGGACGATACTGCCTTCCCTGGTGTTCCTGTTTTTCAGGTTCATATGTAAAACTTGATATGTAGTTAACTAAATTTTAAGCTTCTCATTTCTTGGTTTAGTCTGTTCCATCCAGTTCAACTCAAGTATAAGTTTTTCAGCAAAAACTTCCAATGACAAGTTTTGGatgcctccttttttttttttgattgtTTGGTCATGTTGTTGTACCATCCATGAGTGCTGCGCAAGCATTGGTACCTTGTTGGATGTGGTACAGTCCTTAACCCAACCCTCCATGAAAGTTTTTGGGGAAGCTAACCATTTCCTAGGTGGAGTTCTTCAGTGCGCTAGAGTAATCATGTGACTCTCTCCTTGCTTTAGGGCGTTGGATGCATATTTCATAACCATATCATGGTCTCGTGTATGAGctgttattttttctctttttt
Proteins encoded in this region:
- the LOC116250910 gene encoding protein TIC 22-like, chloroplastic translates to MLQQWSSFLEQWKNTHLSNRSPFMVGGLNLVAHGADWVTHLGNAVESLGNNANQVFRQGLSRFSGFDGHGSSGSAPWARVSLKKRNPLELAERRSNQVMAIGDVEERLAGVPVYALINSNEDFVLVSGAKTGKSLGLLCFREEDAERLLDQLKSMDPGMREGSKVVAVALNKVVQLKINGVAFRFVPDPTQVANALKDNRKDEDDTAFPGVPVFQSKSLVLRSQGKRYRPVFFKKEDLERSLYLASRDRRGLNPGFRHGDTEVHVMEDIIKGMMEDHASKWDDIIFIPPGFDVSAPER